A window of Ranitomeya variabilis isolate aRanVar5 chromosome 2, aRanVar5.hap1, whole genome shotgun sequence contains these coding sequences:
- the LOC143804516 gene encoding somatostatin receptor type 4-like encodes MTTSPDLLVPVGAKVLLNTWNQSRDISELLPSFNVVSINSKNTSSTNAPMETERDVSMIVIQFIYAIVCLIGLIGNSMVIFVILRYAKMKTATNIYILNLAIADELFMLSVPFLAASAALQHWPFGSGMCRTVLSVDGINMFTSVFCLTVLSVDRYVAVVHPLRAARYRRPTVAKMINICVWIVSILVISPILIFADTESSKNGVVVCNLMWPEPTWSTVFVIYTFLLGFFLPVVAICLCYILIIVKMRAVALKAGWQQRKKSEKKITRMVLMVVTVFVICWMPFYIVQLLNLFLPHMDATINHVSIILSYANSCANPILYGFFSDNFKRSFQRIVCFRWLENGTDEPVDYYATALKSKVCNNHPLDFQQEPLQSDPCYKHGTITRTTTL; translated from the coding sequence ATGACTACATCCCCTGATCTCCTGGTGCCTGTGGGGGCCAAGGTCCTGTTGAACACATGGAACCAGTCCAGAGACATTTCAGAGCTTTTGCCCTCTTTTAATGTTGTCAGCATCAACAGCAAAAATACTAGCAGCACCAATGCCCCCATGGAGACTGAGAGGGATGTGAGCATGATAGTGATCCAGTTCATTTATGCCATCGTGTGCCTCATTGGGCTGATTGGGAACTCCATGGTGATTTTTGTCATCCTGAGATATGCCAAGATGAAAACAGCGACCAACATCTACATCTTGAACTTGGCAATAGCTGATGAGTTGTTCATGCTGAGTGTGCCCTTCTTGGCAGCTTCTGCAGCCCTGCAACACTGGCCCTTTGGCTCAGGGATGTGCCGCACGGTCCTCAGTGTGGATGGGATTAACATGTTCACTAGTGTCTTCTGCTTGACTGTGCTCAGTGTGGACAGGTATGTTGCTGTGGTCCATCCTCTGCGGGCAGCAAGATACAGAAGACCAACTGTGGCCAAGATGATCAATATCTGTGTTTGGATTGTGTCCATCTTGGTCATTTCCCCCATCCTAATTTTTGCAGACACAGAGTCCTCCAAGAATGGAGTGGTGGTCTGCAATCTCATGTGGCCAGAGCCCACATGGTCCACTGTGTTTGTCATCTACACCTTTCTGCTGGGCTTCTTCTTACCTGTGGTAGCCATCTGCTTATGTTATATCCTAATCATTGTAAAAATGCGAGCAGTGGCTTTGAAGGCAGGATGGCAACAGAGGAAGAAATCAGAGAAGAAGATTACCAGAATGGTCCTCATGGTTGTCACAGTGTTTGTTATTTGCTGGATGCCCTTTTACATTGTCCAACTTCTGAACCTTTTCTTACCCCACATGGATGCCACCATCAACCACGTCTCCATTATATTAAGTTATGCCAACAGTTGTGCCAACCCCATCCTCTATGGCTTCTTCTCAGATAACTTTAAGAGGTCCTTCCAGAGGATCGTTTGTTTTCGTTGGCTTGAGAATGGTACAGATGAACCAGTGGATTATTATGCCACAGCCCTGAAGAGTAAGGTGTGTAATAACCATCCCTTGGACTTCCAACAGGAGCCCCTCCAGTCCGACCCTTGTTACAAACATGGAACAATCACTAGGACCACCACCTTATAG